The Arachis ipaensis cultivar K30076 chromosome B05, Araip1.1, whole genome shotgun sequence nucleotide sequence AGCCTTCAATCCTCCCACTCTGCTGTAGGGAGCTTCTTTGTGCCAGAGACCCTCCAAGAGTTACATGCATCCACCATGAATACAAACAACTACCCCTTCAAGACGACAACAAAAATGTGTTCTTCAAACCCTCCCATGCTTCCTTCTTCTTTGGCTCCAAAGAGATTGATGCATTGCGCTGCCTCTTCCCTCTTCACGTTGCTCAATCTTCTAGCACCTTCGATGTCCTCAGTGCATGCCTCTGGCGTTGTTATACAGCTGCACTGCATCGGCAAAACCCTAATCAAGAAGTTCGCTTCATGTGTGCAGTCAATGCACGTTTTCAACCTTGCAGGTCACACTCTTCTTTAATTTGAACAAGGATAATTTCCAATTGATTCTCTTCTCTTTTGTGACAGCGGTGAGAGCTACTTTGTTCCATATACTAACTCTAAAGGAGAGCATGGTACGGTGGTTTTAATTTGCCTGCCAGAAGAAGGCATGGAAAGATTTGAGAAAGAGCTTAATGGGATGGTCAAGATCAAGGATGAAGAGAAAACTATCAAGTTGATGTCCAATCTTTAGAGGATGCTTGATTTGAATACACATGCATCTATCAACTTAGTTTTTATAACTTGTCTTATGTGTCTTTATTTGAGAATGAAAAAGTATTTTCTTGTTTTCTAATATTCATTGTCTCTAAGCCTAAAACACCTCTGTTTCTTCCTTCATTTATTTAACATTTGCTTATATATATGATGGGagtgaagaaatttttttttcagtCAGCTTCAGTTCTCTAACTGAATAGAAGTGGTACTTGCAATTGTAAATTATTTCAATAATTAAGTGAGTTTAGGGCTCCAAAGTAGATATTAACTTTTGGATTTTATTGGAGATATATTTTTACCAGATCCCAGATGAGTATAATTCCTCATCAAAATTCACTTTTCATTTTCTGATATTTCACCAGCTCTTGTTTCTCTCTCAAATCTTCTCATTCACTACAACCACTCTGCACTCAGAGTAGGGAATTTCACATGGTAActtgatttttatattttgtaaaaaATGATGACTTAATTTTATCAGCGCTTTGATTATTGTCAAACGTTGCTGCTGTGAATTAAAGTTTTGTGTGATACAAGTATATTTATCATGAAACCAAAAGCTTAAATTGGATAGagataataattatatattaaaaagcATAAAACATAAATATANNNNNNNNNNNNNNNNNNNNNNNNNNNNNNNNNNNNNNNNNNNNNNNNNNNNNNNNNNNNNNNNNNNNNNNNNNNNNNNNNNNNNNNNNNNNNNNNNNNNNNNNNNNNNNNNNNNNNNNNNNNNNNNNNNNNNNNNNNNNNNNNNNNNNNNNNNNNNNNNNNNNNNNNNNNNNNNNNNNNNNNNNNNNNNNNNNNNNNNNNNNNNNNNNNNNNNNNNNNNNNNNNNNNNNNNNNNNNNNNNNNNNNNNNNNNNNNNNNNNNNNNNNNNNNNNNNNNNNNNNNNNNNNNNNNNNNNNNNNNNNNNNNNNNNNNNNNNNNNNNNNNNNNNNNNNNNNNNNNNNNNNNNNNNNNNNNNNNNNNNNNNNNNNNNNNNNNNNNNNNNNNNNNNNNNNNNNNNNNNNNNNNNNNNNNNNNNNNNNNNNNNNNNNNNNNNNNNNNNNNNNNNNNNNNNNNNNNNNNNNTAAATTCTTTTCCTTTTCGCACAAAGCTAGCTCTTTCACTTGCTGATATAAGCACCACGATTGGAACAGATAGAATTTATGAGCAGTTTAATTTGTTGCATAAATCTACGTTATTTTTGGTGAGACATGATCAACTAGTTCCATCCAAGCCAGGAGCAATAGTTTACAATAAAATGAGAATAAAGCATTCTGATATTTATGAATTTGAATATCCAAATCTTCTATAAGCATACAGATGCAGACCTCCATCCAGATGCAGAGTAAGTGAAGTTCTATAATGTATTGATTTTTGTTCATCAACCAACTTGAATTTGTAGCTGCCTAAGAGGATAGCAGAGAAGATTTTCATCTGTCTGTATGAGAAATCCTTCCCAAGACAAACTCTTGGACCCGCCTGTGGAATCAAcaaccaatatatatatatatatatatatatatatatatatatatatatatttctattttttCAATGTTTCTTGTTCGCTAAGAAAACTATTTTGAAGTGATATCATATCAAGCTCTGACCTGGAAAGCTGTGAATTTGAAGGGTCTTTCTTGCTGAAACTTTCCATCTATGTCAAGCCACCTTTCTGGTCTGAACTCTTCAGCATCATCACCCCACAATGATTTCATCCTTCCCATGGCATAAGGTTGGTATGCCACAAGATCACCTTTCTTCACATAGAATCCATCCGGCCACACATCATCTGAGAAACAAATCTTTGTATCCTGCCATACAAGCATCAAACCAAGTTGTTAAACAAATCGAATACCAAACATACTATAgaagaatatatattttttccgTGTGGTTTTGTTGTATCATTCACCCATGGAATAGCAGGGTGGAGTCTTAGTGTCTCTGTCAAAGCTGCATGTAGATACTGCATTTTTTCAAGAGCTTCTTCAGTTATATTAGCTGCAAACTCCTCAGGCTTTGAAAAATCTGATAACCCTGTTGCATCTTTGACTTCTTGTGCAATCTTTTCCTGCACATGAGGAAGCTTGCATAGCCTGTAAAGGAACCATGAGAGAGTAGTGGCTGTTGTATCTTTTCCAGCTATGATGAAACTCAGGATGATGTCTTTCAGGTACTTCGGATCGGTCTCATCCAATTCTAAAAACCTTGACAAAAGGTCTTTCCTCACCTGTCAAAAGAAAACATGTAATGCCAATGAATTTCTTCAATAATTTTCTGTAACTATCAACAAATAAGGTTTCGTCTTATGAATTCTTTTACTTACAGGCTTATCATCTTGATTATGGACTTGTTCAGTCTTGCTTTTAATCACATTATACACAAATTCATCTACAACTCTGACATGTTTCTTCAGTAAAGCTTCTTGTCCTATGTTCAAAAATCGCTTCGCCTTCCAGAAAATGTCGACATACCTAAGTATAGTAATTGCACTTGCAACATCAAAAGAACTAGAGAATTTGGTGCCTTCTTCATATGTTCCACCCGTAGTGTCCAGTTCTACACCTAGTACTATATTAAATACTGAGTCCATGGTTGATTTGGAAAGTAAGTCCTGCCAATAAGAACTTTTCTTACATCAATGTGTAACAAACTCAAATAATAACCAAAGTTGTTTAACTAAATGTTATAGAAGTGTATGCATTTGAAGAGTCCTACTTGGATTTCAATTGCCTTATTTGATGTTGCTGCTTCAGATACTATTGCAGCAAGTTTTACAGCATTCGATTTGAAAACCGAACTGCTGTAATCTCTCGAAAGCTTTGAGGAAAATTGATAGCTTGCCGTCTTTCTCTGATGTCTCCACTTCTCTCCATCCACAGTGAATATCCCATCTCCCAATAGGTCCCTCAGGATTTCATACTGATGCCGTCCCTGAAACAAGTTATAGGAACTTTCTAGACCCAAGCATCGAGACTATGTTACGGATTTAACAATATATTATATTTTCCACTATAGGTTGGGGAATAGATATTTCATATGTTCATCAAGAAGATATGAAATATTTAAAATGTAGGAATCAACTATGCTATCACTATGCAAACTGAAATAACCAACTTTTCTTTCTAGCCACAAAATTATCATATATCTGAACTTGTCTAGTTCTGTTTTTCAACAACTAATTCAGGTATAACTGATTTTCATGTAACGTATTTATGTTTGGTTGTAACTATTCTGAAAGTAAAAAATATTCACTTTTGCAAAAGAATCAATTCTAGAGGCTAGAACTGATTTTGCAAATTAGCAAACATGCACAAAAATAACCAAATATTGAGGATTTAACTTTGACACTTCGCAGAGTTGAATTAGTACCTTGCCATAGTTTGAAAAATTTGTCTTGAGGATATATTCCACATTTGTGGGGTCTGAAGTGCACACCTCACTGCTTGATAAGCTAAGCAGCCTATAACTGCTGTGCTTTCTTGCAAGATCTGTCATGTAATCATGTAGCCTGTTGAAGTTGACAAGTTGGTGGAAAACAGTTCCTGCAATGGGGTGGCGTTTTCTTCTCCGGCCATGTCTTTCGGCAACTAACACTGCTATAACTAAGGCTACAACTGCTGCAGCTAGATATTTGCAATCAA carries:
- the LOC107642204 gene encoding benzyl alcohol O-benzoyltransferase-like, with the protein product MYDGSGFVQFIKGIAEIAQGATKPSILPLCCRELLCARDPPRVTCIHHEYKQLPLQDDNKNVFFKPSHASFFFGSKEIDALRCLFPLHVAQSSSTFDVLSACLWRCYTAALHRQNPNQEVRFMCAVNARFQPCSGESYFVPYTNSKGEHGTVVLICLPEEGMERFEKELNGMVKIKDEEKTIKLMSNL
- the LOC107641485 gene encoding cytochrome P450 704C1-like codes for the protein MLDYFSIDCKYLAAAVVALVIAVLVAERHGRRRKRHPIAGTVFHQLVNFNRLHDYMTDLARKHSSYRLLSLSSSEVCTSDPTNVEYILKTNFSNYGKGRHQYEILRDLLGDGIFTVDGEKWRHQRKTASYQFSSKLSRDYSSSVFKSNAVKLAAIVSEAATSNKAIEIQDLLSKSTMDSVFNIVLGVELDTTGGTYEEGTKFSSSFDVASAITILRYVDIFWKAKRFLNIGQEALLKKHVRVVDEFVYNVIKSKTEQVHNQDDKPVRKDLLSRFLELDETDPKYLKDIILSFIIAGKDTTATTLSWFLYRLCKLPHVQEKIAQEVKDATGLSDFSKPEEFAANITEEALEKMQYLHAALTETLRLHPAIPWDTKICFSDDVWPDGFYVKKGDLVAYQPYAMGRMKSLWGDDAEEFRPERWLDIDGKFQQERPFKFTAFQAGPRVCLGKDFSYRQMKIFSAILLGSYKFKLVDEQKSIHYRTSLTLHLDGGLHLYAYRRFGYSNS